The DNA window TGACGGCGACCGCGCTCTGATAGGTGCCGATGATAGCGCAGACCTTTTCCTGCGTGATGAGGCGCTCGGCTTCGGCGCGGCCCTTCTGCGGATCGGCCTGGTGATCGGCGTAGACGAGGCGGATCTTGGCTCCGCCCAACCCCGGCAGCCCAGTGTCGCGCGCCAGCGGCAGGTCGAAATCGTATTTGTTGTTGATGATCTCGGCAGCGGTCTCGAACGCGCTCTTCGCATCGACGCCGATCTGCGCGCTGGCGCCGGAGAACGGATAGATGATGCCGATCGGCACGTCGGTGGTTTGCGCGCGGGCCACGACCGGCATCAGCGCAGCAGTAGCAGTGGCTCCAAGCAATACATTCCGACGCGTGATAGTCATACGAGAGATCCCCTGTTATCTGCCGCTATCGATGAAGCGATTGAACTCGATGGTAAAGCCTCAAAGAACAGCAAGGGCTGCCCATTAAAGCACAGCCAACTGTTTGTTCTTCAGGTCTGTCACCAGCATTAGTCCGGGCGCGTGGGTAATGGCAAACGGCAGCTTCGCCGCCGCGATGACGGCTTGCGGCGTCACGCCGCACGCCCAGAACACGGGGATCTCATCTGATGCCACCGGCACCGGGTCGCCATAGTCGGGTTTTGCGATATCCGCGATTCCGATCGAATGCGGATGTCCGAGATGAACCGGCGCGCCATGCACGGCGGGAAATCGCGAGGTGATCTGCACCGCGCGGATCGCATCCGCAGGTTTGAACGGGCGCATCGAGACCACCATGGGACCCGCGAACGGTCCCGACGGGCTGCATGCGATGTTGGTGCGGTACATCGGCACGCGTACATTGTGCTCGATATGACGGAGCGGCAGATCATCCGCCATCAGCGCTTCCTCAAATGAGAAAGAGCAGCCCAGCACGAACGCAACCAGATCGTCGCGCCAATGCGCCATGATATCGGTCGGCTCCTCCACCATCTCGCCGTCGCGCCAGACGCGGTAACGCGGCACGTCGGTACGAATATCGAGGTCGATCCCGAGCGAGGGAATGCGGGGATCGCCGACATCGGACATGCCGATGATGGGGCACGGCTTTGGATTGAGCTGGCAAAACCGGTGGAACGAAGCCGCGAGCTTCTCCGGCAGGATCGCAAGGTTACCCTGGACGAAGCCGTTGGCGACGCCGGCGGTGGTCGTGGCCATCCCGGCGCGGCAGGCGTGCCGGGCCGCCACGCTCGGCAACAGGTTTGCATCAGCGGATAAATCAGACGTCGCGCGGTCGGAAGGCCGCTCCGTTCTCGCCAGGCTGGTCATGAATGCCGCTCCATTT is part of the Bradyrhizobium canariense genome and encodes:
- a CDS encoding putative hydro-lyase, which translates into the protein MTSLARTERPSDRATSDLSADANLLPSVAARHACRAGMATTTAGVANGFVQGNLAILPEKLAASFHRFCQLNPKPCPIIGMSDVGDPRIPSLGIDLDIRTDVPRYRVWRDGEMVEEPTDIMAHWRDDLVAFVLGCSFSFEEALMADDLPLRHIEHNVRVPMYRTNIACSPSGPFAGPMVVSMRPFKPADAIRAVQITSRFPAVHGAPVHLGHPHSIGIADIAKPDYGDPVPVASDEIPVFWACGVTPQAVIAAAKLPFAITHAPGLMLVTDLKNKQLAVL